The following is a genomic window from uncultured Propionivibrio sp..
CTTCTTGAAGATGTTCATTTCAGTGCAGGGCATGCCCGCGAGCATTATTTTGTTGCCGCAAATGATGCAATTGACGCCGGACTAAAAACCATATTGCACGAGTCAATGAACTTGAGGGTATTGGAATACAACGTAGACTCGAGTACTTTGAGTCACGCTGATCTGACAGAATCATTGCGTCAGTTGGCTGAAACGGTTGAGGTTAAACGTCCCGTATCTCCGATAGTTTAGAGATGGGCGACAGAAATATGCATGAGCCAGCGCCCTGTTTCATCGCTCCGGGCGTGCCATGAAATCAAACAAAAAGACCGCCAACAAGGCGGTCTTTCTATCTTGCGTGAAAAACTTGTAGCAATCCACGCCGGACTTATTCAGACTAAAGTCCAGAAAGCCGACATGTTTTCGGCATATCGGCCTACCGTAAAATCGTCCCCAAACAGCGTCCAGATAATTGAGCAAGATTCCTTTACCAAAGCGTCATCTCAACTACCCTGACTTTGCATACCAAGCGATTATTCCGTAGTGCTTCGTCCCGGATAATCGCCGCCTCCGGGCTTTCTTCCGTCAACGGTTCCAGGATCTCGGCAGCCTCTTCAAATCGACCGAGTTCCCTTAACAGTTCGCCCTCCACCATTGTTTTCCGGTTCGCCTCCGGTAATTCGCGATACAGGGCAAGCAGCCGCTTCATGTTTTCGATTGCCTGCTCCGGTGTCAGTGGGCGTTCTCCTGTGTACCCGCGGTCCGGATCATTGCTCGCCCACCAGAGTTGAGTACGCAGATAACGTTCGCGCTTCGGCGTGTCGGCGAAGCCGGAATCCAGGGCGGCGACGAGATCTTTCTGCTCGGGCGGAACGACTTCGATCGCCCTTTTCCAGGACGCAGGCAGTTCGAGCCAGGCTTTTTCGTTCTGAAAATGTCTTTCAAAACCTCCGAGGCAGCGGTGCACAATCCGCTTGATCCACGAGAATTCCAAGGTGACCGGCTTTTGAACCATCCGACCAAGCTCCTCGGCATCTTCCCGCCAGAATAGCCTGTTGCATTCTTCGCACTTGGCAATCGACCCGGTATGACAGAAAGTGAGCATGCCGACGTGCCCGTCGGACCAGGTCACCGATCCAAAGTTGCTGAACGAGGCGAGCTGACGCTCACGCAGCGGTTCATGACAGTGAGGACACGATATAACGAGCGGATCGGCAAGACGCGTCATTTGAGGTCACCAATTCGTAATCGGAGGAATCCCGCAGAGTCTATTACTTTTGCATAACGCCACCAAGCATTTCGCAAACCTGTCTCGCCGCCTGATGTTGCGCGGGCGCCAACCGCATGCGCCCCGGCTCAAATGACGTCCGCGTTTTCCCTGACGCTGGGCATCGCTCGGCCTCGCCCCCCGACGACTACCGGTTCTTGAAGCCGAGCAGGAAGCGATGCGGTCCGGGAACACCCGGTGGGACCAGCGCGACGCGGTCGCCCGGATGAATCAGGGCGCTGTCGACGGAGATCGCCTTGCGATTGATGAACATGACTTCGACATTCGACGCGTCGATGTCGAGTGCCGCCAGCAGCGCCATCCCCGTCAGATCTGAGTCGAGACAATAGGCGTGCGGGTTCGACCACTGCCGCTGGCGGAAGACATCGGCCAGGCCCATGAAGGCATGCAGTTCAATGGTTCCGGCCATGATCCGGCTTCCTTTTCCTTGATTGCTGATCTGTCATTGGCGGCAATAAAAACGTTTTGATCGATGCGTGCTTACTCGTTCTGCATGCGCCGGTACAGCGTGTTGCGGCTGATGCCGAGCCGCCGGGCAGCTTCCGACATGTTGCCATGGCTCAGGGCAATCGCCCGGCGGATGGTTGCCTGCGAGAGTTCGCGCAGGTTCTCGGTCGCTTCTCCCGCCGCCGTCGATGTCGATGGCACCCGCCAGCGCATTTCCTCGACGAGGTCGTCGGCAAGATGGTTCCAGCCAATCCGTGTCTCGTCGGCATCGAGCAGTGCGATCGCCGCGCTCAATGCGTTCGTCATCTGGCGAAGATTGCCCGGCCAGGCGTATTCGGCGAATGCGGTGGCGACCGCCGGCTCGAGCGTGAGGGGACGGCCGGGCGCAAGTTCTTCGAGCATCCGGACGACAATGGCGGCGAGATCCTTGCGCTGGCGAAGCGGTGCCAGCTGCAGGGTCAGTCCGTTGATCCGGTAGTAGAGATCGGCATCGAAGCGTCCGGCCTCGATCTCGGCCTTGAGGTTGGCGTGTGTCGCGGAAATCAGCACGAAATCGACCGGTTCCGTTTCGCCGCCGAGCGGCGTCACGCGCCGGTCGAGCAGGACCTTGAGAAAGCGGGCCTGGATCGATTTGGGAATCGCCTCGATGCGGTCGAGAAACAGCGTGCCGTTGTTCGCTTCGCGGATGTAGCCGGGCGCGCCTTCGCGGCACAGGGTGGGCGCGAAACCGAACAGCGAGGTCTCGATCAGGTCTTGCTGCAACGCCGCCAGGTTGACTGAGATGAACGGGCCGTCCTGGCGCGGACCCGAGGCGTGGACGGCGCGCGCGAAACGCTCCTTGCCGACGCCGGGTTCGCCTTGCAGCAGCAGCGAGATCGGCTTGCCGATCAGCTTTTGTGCCTTCTCGATCGCCGCACTCACGCGTTCATCGCCGGTATCGAGCGCTTTGAGCGCACTGCGCGGCGGTTCGCTCGCAGCGGGGCTGGCGATGGGCGCCGGTGTTCCGCTGCGCACGACCAGCGGAGGATCGACGCGCACGAACAGGCGTTCGCCGTCGGTGCGCGACACCAGCATCGGTTCGCCGGGACAGCGGCGGTTCCAGTCGAGCAGGTCGGCCAGTCGCGGTTGCAGGAGTCGTTCCAGCGGCGTGATGCGCAGATCTGCGGCATGCAGGCCGAGCAGTGCGAGGCCGGCCGGATTGGCGCCGACCAGCCAGCCGTCCTCGGTGAGCGCCACGATGCCCTCGGCAAAGGTGCCGATACCCTCGGCCATCGGATGCAGGCGGAGGCGCAGGCTGCGGGCGTGGTGCGCATCGAACAGGCGGTTCTCGACCATGTGCGCGGCGGCACGGATGAGGCCGAAGGTATGCGGGTGGTGTTGGCGTTCGTCGCCGGAAATGTCGAGGACGCCGAGAATGCGGCCGTCCGGGGCGGTGAGCGGCGCCGACGCGCACGACAGGAAGCCATTGCGCTCGAGGAAATGCTCGCCGCCATGCACGACGACCGGCTGGCCTTCGGCGAGCGCGGTACCGATGGCGTTGGTGCCGCGATGACGCTCGTTCCAGGAGGCGCCGGGGGACAGCGTCACACGCTCGGCGCGGGTCAGGAAGTCGGGGTCGCCGAGCGCCTGCAGCAGCACGCCCTTGTCATCCGAGAGGATGATCATGCTGCCGGAATTGCGCGTCTGGGCATGCAGGTATTCCATCACCGGACGGGCATGGGCGATCAGCTCATGCTGACGCTCGGTGATGCGGGCGAGTTCGCTGTCGGAAAGCCGGCCGGGGTCAGGCAGGCGGCCGTCCGGCACCAGACCGGCATCGACGCTACGGCGCCACGAGCGCGTCAGGACAGTGCTGACGAGATAGCCCATGGGTATCTCGCCCTGCTTCAGCATCAGGTCGCGGGCGCGGCGCAGACTGGCGCGATCGAGTTTGTTCGGAGACCCCATGTTCCCCCGTGACGCAATAATGGACAGCCGGCCCTTTGATGTTGTCATGCGCGTTCGATGTGTCGGCGCGGAGTCATTCTACTTGTAAGCGAATGCAGGCGGAACCGTCCCGTGCGTCGGGTACCCGAGTTCGGACGTTTCCCCGGAAGGGCCTACACGGGCATCGCCGCCGGCGTTGCGCCATGCCCGGAATGTGCCTGAGCCGGGGGAATGAAAAAGTGTTGCAAAACGGGACACCCGGAAACGAATGTGCCGGGTTTGCTTGTATCCGTTTTCGCCCGGTCGAATACTGTCCGCAGAGTCGAGCACGGCGCATGGGAGTTGTCGTTTTATTTCGTCCGTCTGGCTGGTGTTGCGTCAATCCCCCGGAGAAAAACATGGATAAAATCGTTCGCATCAACATGACGGATCGTTCCACCCGGATAGAGTCCGTTCCCGAGGCGTGGGCTGGTCTGGGCGGGAGGGCCCTGACCTCGACCATCGTCGCCAAGGAGGTTCCGCCGAGCTGCCACGCGCTGGGACCAAACAACAAGCTGGTGTTTGCGCCCGGCCTGCTGTCCGGGACGGCAGCGGCCAATTCAGGCCGCATTTCCGCAGGCGCCAAGAGCCCGCTGACCGGCGGCATCAAGGAGTCGAACGCCGGCGGCACCGCGGCCAAGATGCTCGCCAAGCTCGGCATCCAGGCGCTGATCATCGAGGGTCAGCCGAAGGACGACGGGTGGTACAGCGTGCATGTCACGAAAAATGCCATCACGATTACGGAAGAGAAGGAGCTGGTCGGCGCCGGCAACTACTGCCTCATCAATCAGGTGCAGGCGCGCCACGGCCTGGCGGTCGGCGTCATATCGATCGGTCCGGTCGGCGAAATGAAGATGCTTTCCGCGAACATTTCGGTTGCCGACCCGGATTCGCGCATCCGCAGTATCGGCCGCGGCGGGCTGGGCGCGGTGATGGGCTCGAAACGGATCAAGTTCATTTCGATCGACGATACCGGCACGCCGCCGGTGATGCCCAAGGACGGTCCGAAATTCAAGGAGGCCGCGCGCCTCTTCGCCAAGACGCTGCTCGATCACCCGGTCAGCGGTCAGGGCCTGCCGACTTATGGCACCGACGTACTGGTGAATATCCTCAACGAAGCCGGTGGCTTGCCGACGCGCAATTTCACCAGCGGCCAATTCGACGGGCATGACAAGATTTCCGGCGAAACGATGCATGCCACGATCGTCGCCCGCGGCGGTTCGCCGACGCACGGGTGTCACGCCGGTTGCCAGATCCAGTGCTCGCAGATCTATCTCGACAAGGAAGGCAAATACCTGACCTCCGGTTTCGAATACGAGACGATCTGGGGGATGGGCGCCAACTGCTGCATCGAGGAACTCGACGACATTGCCGAAGCCGACCACGTCATGGACGATATCGGCGCCGACAGCATCGAGACTGCCGTCATGTTCGGCGTCGCGATGGAAGCGGGCGTGCTGAAGTTCGGCGACGGCAAGGAAGTCGTGCGCATCCTGCGCGACGAGATCGGCAAGGGCACGCCGCTGGGGCGCGTGCTCGGCGGCGGTGCGGCGCAGGTCGGTCGCGCGTATGGCGTCGTGCGGGTACCGGTCGTCAAGAACCAGGGCATTCCGGCCTACGACCCGCGTTCGGTCAAGGGTATCGGCGTCACCTATGCGATGGGGACGATGGGCGCCGACCACACCTCCGGCTATTCGATCGCCACCAACATCCTCAACGTCGGCGGACACGTCGATCCCCTGTCGAAGGTCGGCCAGGTGGAACTGGCGCGCAACCTGCAGATCGCCACGGCGGCCATCGACTCGACCGGCATGTGCCTGTTCATCGCCTTCCCGGCGCTGGACATTCCGGAGTGCCTGAGTTCACTGATCGACATGATCAACGCCCGCTACGGGATCGCCCTGACCGGTGACGACGTAACGGCGCTGGGCAAGTCGGTGCTCAAGCTCGAACGTCAGTTCAACCTTGCGGCCGGTCTTTCCAAGGAGCATGACCGCCTGCCCGAGTTTTTCAACTACGAGGCGATCGCGCCGCATAACGTGAAGTGGGACTTCACGCCGGAGGAACTCGACGCGTTCTGGGATTTCTGATGGCATCCTGATACGCCTGAAAGGGCGTTTTGAGCCGGCGTGGATTTTTTCCACGCCGGATTTTTCTTCGATGGCGGCGATGAATATCAGGCTGAGACTCTTTGCGACACTCCGGAATTACCTGCCGCCAGGCGCGAGCATGGAAGTCCCGCTCGAACTGCCCGAGACGGCAACGGTGGCCGATGCGCTGACGGCGCTCGGCGTGCCGCTCAATCTTGCGCATATCGCCTTCGTCAATGGCCGGCACGTGCTCAAGCCCGACCTGGCGACGCGGGTCCTGCAGCCGGGTGACGTCGTTTCGGTTTTTCCCGCCATTGGCGGCGGCTGAAGGCTGTGCATGCGTCACGCCGGCAAGGCGGCGGGGCGGGTATTTCGTTGCGGCTCAATAAAAGCCGTCGGGCCATGGACTCTTGTCGAGCCGCCCTGTACAATGCGCGCTTCAAAAAACGCGTAGCGCCCGTAGCTCAGTTGGATAGAGTACTTGGCTACGAACCAAGGGGTCGGGCGTTCGAATCGCTCCGGGCGCGCCACGCGAACATGGAACTGGGCACTTCTTCTGAAGTGCCCTTTTTCATTTCCGCCGTCGTCTGCGCAAACACGGCATTCAGGCGCCAACAAAGGTTTGCGCGCGTCAGCCCGATCGGCCGGGCATATCGTGATCACCCGTCTGCCTGATGCCGGAACATCATTTCACTGGGTCATCACATTTCTCCGGTAGAGTTCGACCATCGTCATCGCAACCGGCGATGGCTCGGCGGGAACATCAGTCACCAGCCCCGCAGCGACGCGAAGTGAGCAATTTTTGTCAGGTTAGTACACCGGAAAACACGCATAGTGCGGCCCGTGAAGAATGAAACAGGAATGAACAAGAGCAAAGCCAGCGCCTATGCCGCACGATTTGACCGGGTCCTCGATTACATCGAACAACACCTCGACAAACCGCTCGGCGTCGAGCAACTGTGCCAACTCGCCAATTTCTCCCGGTTTCATTTTCACCGGCAGTTCGCCGATTACATCGGCATCACCGTGGCGCGCTACATTCTGCTGCTTCGTTTTCGTCAGGCGTCCTATCGGCTCGCCTTCGATCACGGCACCAGAATCATCGACATCGCCCTTGATGCCGGCTTTGAAACACCGGAATCGTTCACGCGAGCCTTCGGCAATACCTTTGGCCAGACGCCGTCGGCCTTCAGGAAAGCCCCCGACTGGGATGCCTGGCACGCGGTCTATCGATTCCGACTCCCTGAAAGGAAGCTGATTGTGCAGGTCGATATCGTCGATTTTGAAACAACCCGGATCGCGGTGAAGGAACACCTCGGCCCCACCGAGAAACTGAACCATGCCGTCGGTGAATTCATCGCCTGGCGAAAGGAATCCGGTCTGTCCCCCAAGGACAGCCACCGAACCTTCGGCATCGCCTACGACAACCCCGACACCACGCCTCCCGCGCAATTCCGTTTCGATATCGCCGGAGAGATCAAGACCGAACTACCCGCCAACG
Proteins encoded in this region:
- a CDS encoding aldehyde ferredoxin oxidoreductase C-terminal domain-containing protein — translated: MDKIVRINMTDRSTRIESVPEAWAGLGGRALTSTIVAKEVPPSCHALGPNNKLVFAPGLLSGTAAANSGRISAGAKSPLTGGIKESNAGGTAAKMLAKLGIQALIIEGQPKDDGWYSVHVTKNAITITEEKELVGAGNYCLINQVQARHGLAVGVISIGPVGEMKMLSANISVADPDSRIRSIGRGGLGAVMGSKRIKFISIDDTGTPPVMPKDGPKFKEAARLFAKTLLDHPVSGQGLPTYGTDVLVNILNEAGGLPTRNFTSGQFDGHDKISGETMHATIVARGGSPTHGCHAGCQIQCSQIYLDKEGKYLTSGFEYETIWGMGANCCIEELDDIAEADHVMDDIGADSIETAVMFGVAMEAGVLKFGDGKEVVRILRDEIGKGTPLGRVLGGGAAQVGRAYGVVRVPVVKNQGIPAYDPRSVKGIGVTYAMGTMGADHTSGYSIATNILNVGGHVDPLSKVGQVELARNLQIATAAIDSTGMCLFIAFPALDIPECLSSLIDMINARYGIALTGDDVTALGKSVLKLERQFNLAAGLSKEHDRLPEFFNYEAIAPHNVKWDFTPEELDAFWDF
- a CDS encoding sigma-54-dependent Fis family transcriptional regulator, coding for MGSPNKLDRASLRRARDLMLKQGEIPMGYLVSTVLTRSWRRSVDAGLVPDGRLPDPGRLSDSELARITERQHELIAHARPVMEYLHAQTRNSGSMIILSDDKGVLLQALGDPDFLTRAERVTLSPGASWNERHRGTNAIGTALAEGQPVVVHGGEHFLERNGFLSCASAPLTAPDGRILGVLDISGDERQHHPHTFGLIRAAAHMVENRLFDAHHARSLRLRLHPMAEGIGTFAEGIVALTEDGWLVGANPAGLALLGLHAADLRITPLERLLQPRLADLLDWNRRCPGEPMLVSRTDGERLFVRVDPPLVVRSGTPAPIASPAASEPPRSALKALDTGDERVSAAIEKAQKLIGKPISLLLQGEPGVGKERFARAVHASGPRQDGPFISVNLAALQQDLIETSLFGFAPTLCREGAPGYIREANNGTLFLDRIEAIPKSIQARFLKVLLDRRVTPLGGETEPVDFVLISATHANLKAEIEAGRFDADLYYRINGLTLQLAPLRQRKDLAAIVVRMLEELAPGRPLTLEPAVATAFAEYAWPGNLRQMTNALSAAIALLDADETRIGWNHLADDLVEEMRWRVPSTSTAAGEATENLRELSQATIRRAIALSHGNMSEAARRLGISRNTLYRRMQNE
- a CDS encoding AraC family transcriptional regulator translates to MNKSKASAYAARFDRVLDYIEQHLDKPLGVEQLCQLANFSRFHFHRQFADYIGITVARYILLLRFRQASYRLAFDHGTRIIDIALDAGFETPESFTRAFGNTFGQTPSAFRKAPDWDAWHAVYRFRLPERKLIVQVDIVDFETTRIAVKEHLGPTEKLNHAVGEFIAWRKESGLSPKDSHRTFGIAYDNPDTTPPAQFRFDIAGEIKTELPANAQGIVMKTIPGGRCARVRHLGPHTRIGESIYPLYREWLPGSGEELRDFPLYFHYLNLLPETSEAELITDIYLPLK
- a CDS encoding MoaD/ThiS family protein, with product MNIRLRLFATLRNYLPPGASMEVPLELPETATVADALTALGVPLNLAHIAFVNGRHVLKPDLATRVLQPGDVVSVFPAIGGG
- a CDS encoding tetratricopeptide repeat protein, which translates into the protein MTRLADPLVISCPHCHEPLRERQLASFSNFGSVTWSDGHVGMLTFCHTGSIAKCEECNRLFWREDAEELGRMVQKPVTLEFSWIKRIVHRCLGGFERHFQNEKAWLELPASWKRAIEVVPPEQKDLVAALDSGFADTPKRERYLRTQLWWASNDPDRGYTGERPLTPEQAIENMKRLLALYRELPEANRKTMVEGELLRELGRFEEAAEILEPLTEESPEAAIIRDEALRNNRLVCKVRVVEMTLW